From a single Hymenobacter sp. YIM 151500-1 genomic region:
- a CDS encoding REP-associated tyrosine transposase, producing MPSYEVEAAPPLPRSGKAGLSCAGEYRSGGGGAASRHIGHELRCAKLAPVEKSNYVTIHHFTSMSEKYKIRDSQQLYFVSFATVNWIDVFTRRLYNDIFVDSLRYCQQHKGLELYAWCLMTNHAHVIISSATQHLPSILRDLKRHTAKSILRAIEENTQESRRDWMLWMFKRAGQHNAHNEQYQFWQQNNHPVELYSYELQQQRLAYVHRNPVVAGFVDAPEDFLYSSARNYAGQAGLLEVLFIG from the coding sequence GTGCCCAGTTATGAGGTGGAGGCTGCGCCTCCACTGCCGCGCAGCGGCAAGGCGGGACTGAGTTGTGCGGGCGAGTATCGTTCTGGCGGGGGAGGCGCAGCCTCCCGGCATATTGGGCACGAGTTACGCTGCGCTAAACTCGCGCCAGTGGAGAAAAGCAACTATGTAACGATTCATCATTTCACTAGCATGAGTGAGAAGTATAAAATCAGAGATTCACAGCAGCTGTATTTCGTTTCCTTTGCCACAGTCAACTGGATTGATGTATTCACGCGGCGCCTCTACAATGACATCTTCGTGGATAGTTTACGCTACTGCCAGCAGCACAAAGGGCTGGAGTTGTATGCTTGGTGCCTTATGACAAATCATGCACATGTAATCATCAGCAGCGCCACCCAGCATCTTCCTTCCATTCTGCGGGATTTAAAGCGGCACACTGCCAAGTCCATTTTACGAGCCATCGAAGAAAACACGCAGGAGAGCCGACGTGACTGGATGCTCTGGATGTTTAAACGTGCCGGACAACACAATGCCCACAACGAACAATATCAATTCTGGCAGCAAAACAACCACCCGGTAGAGTTGTATTCTTACGAACTACAGCAACAGCGCTTAGCTTATGTGCACCGCAACCCAGTGGTAGCGGGCTTTGTAGACGCTCCCGAGGATTTCCTGTATAGTAGCGCCCGTAACTACGCCGGCCAAGCAGGTCTGCTGGAAGTGCTTTTCATTGGCTGA
- a CDS encoding CvfB family protein — protein MLLGDFNELEVAREVDFGLYLTSDDGDLLLPRKYVPLGTGVGDRLRVFVYRDSEDRLIATTLEPFVRVGQFAALTVRDVTPAGAFLDWGLEKDLFLPYRNQRRNLRPGERVTVFVYLDETTDRIVASAKWEWFLSDKPYPGKEGDAAELFIAEETDLGYKAIVDGTHQGLLYHNEVFKPLRLGNVHPGYVRQVRPDGKLDLTLQRPGYGEALAAAETLLTALRNAPNGQLPLGDKSEPDDIYRRLGMSKKVFKKALGALYKQSLVDLAPEHTRLRESALE, from the coding sequence ATGCTCCTCGGCGATTTTAACGAACTGGAAGTAGCCCGCGAAGTTGACTTTGGCCTATACCTGACCTCGGACGACGGCGACCTGCTGCTGCCGCGCAAGTACGTGCCGCTGGGCACGGGCGTGGGCGACCGGCTGCGCGTGTTCGTGTACCGCGACTCCGAGGACCGCCTGATTGCCACGACGCTGGAGCCCTTCGTGCGCGTGGGCCAGTTTGCGGCCCTCACCGTGCGCGACGTGACGCCCGCCGGCGCTTTTCTGGACTGGGGCCTGGAGAAAGACCTGTTTCTGCCCTACCGCAACCAGCGCCGCAACCTGCGCCCCGGCGAGCGGGTAACGGTGTTTGTGTACCTGGACGAGACGACGGACCGCATCGTGGCCTCTGCTAAGTGGGAGTGGTTTCTGAGCGACAAGCCCTACCCCGGCAAGGAAGGCGACGCTGCCGAGCTGTTCATTGCCGAAGAAACCGACCTGGGCTACAAGGCCATTGTGGATGGCACCCACCAGGGCCTGCTCTACCACAATGAGGTGTTCAAGCCCCTGCGCCTGGGCAACGTGCACCCCGGCTACGTGCGCCAGGTGCGCCCCGACGGCAAGCTCGACCTCACCCTCCAGCGCCCCGGCTACGGCGAAGCCCTGGCCGCCGCCGAAACCCTGCTCACCGCTCTGCGCAACGCCCCAAACGGCCAGCTGCCCCTCGGCGACAAAAGCGAGCCGGACGACATCTACCGCCGCCTGGGCATGAGCAAAAAAGTATTCAAGAAAGCCCTCGGCGCCCTCTACAAGCAAAGCCTCGTGGACCTGGCTCCCGAGCACACCCGCCTACGGGAGTCGGCGCTGGAGTAA